A genomic segment from Anopheles maculipalpis chromosome X, idAnoMacuDA_375_x, whole genome shotgun sequence encodes:
- the LOC126563270 gene encoding uncharacterized protein LOC126563270, whose translation MLLLCQNLRGFGSSAWFGRVSLFPIAQTSTQLSKRKTTTNPLETSPHPFDTYIILCNSGKRRPMIRSFWQRYKVVILFPALAFGSIAADYNYTRQWKKARLEHGQQQTQQA comes from the exons ATGTTATTACTGTGTCAAAACCTTCGTGGCTTCGGCTCGTCGGCTTGGTTCGGCAGAG TGTCTTTATTTCCCATTGCGCAAACCTCAACCCAGCTGtctaaacgaaaaacaacaacaaacccgcTAGAAACGTCACCTCACCCATTTGACACTTACATAATTCTGTGCAACTCTGGAAAGCG CCGGCCAATGATTCGCAGCTTTTGGCAACGCTACAAAGTCGTGATTCTCTTTCCAGCGCTAGCGTTTGGCTCGATTGCGGCCGACTACAACTACACTCGGCAGTGGAAGAAGGCTCGGCTGGAGCACGGCCAACAGCAAACCCAACAAGCGTAA
- the LOC126561734 gene encoding NADH dehydrogenase [ubiquinone] 1 beta subcomplex subunit 1: MFGLTRQYLWSVVPMFGFGIGWFLDCKETERMTMFRDKSALYGRTLKEGEKPSWP, from the coding sequence ATGTTCGGACTGACCCGTCAGTATCTGTGGAGTGTGGTGCCGATGTTCGGGTTCGGCATCGGCTGGTTCCTGGACTGCAAGGAAACGGAACGGATGACGATGTTCCGCGACAAGAGTGCACTGTACGGCCGCACGCTGAAGGAGGGCGAAAAGCCATCATGGCCTTAG
- the LOC126561477 gene encoding cytochrome c oxidase subunit 6A, mitochondrial, with translation MSLVSHILRRSISQSIARNAQVGGPSAVAGHEAGGYKVWKKLSFFVAMPAVGLCMLNAYLKHQEEHGHPQPEFVKYEHLRIRNKRFPWGEGNKSLFHNPHTNALPDGYEH, from the exons ATGTCGCTGGTATCGCACATTCTGCGCCGTTCCATCTCGCAATCAATCGCCCGCAATGCCCAGGTCGGTGGCCCGTCCGCCGTGGCCGGCCATGAAG CCGGTGGCTACAAGGTGTGGAAGAAGCTGTCGTTCTTCGTGGCCATGCCGGCCGTCGGTCTGTGCATGCTGAACGCTTACCTGAAACACCAGGAGGAGCACGGACATCCGCAGCCGGAGTTCGTCAAGTACGAGCACCTGCGCATCCGTAACAAGCGTTTCCCGTGGGGCGAAGGTAACAAGAGCCTGTTCCACAACCCGCACACCAACGCACTGCCGGACGGTTATGAACACTAA
- the LOC126559124 gene encoding syntaxin-16: MSHRNLTELFHMLRNNAVHNRNVGYENHSDNETLLEPAGKSSEQPRWIGKYDEANYLLFKIQERINEVKKLQTAEVRSVLSDETTTSNSTTESYMMEVKQLICRCHDNINSLRRMDNGLEEILLKNIQKHCLIMLQGLTEQYRQLQAHKTARSLKATEPTAGTSTANNGTHVVRNPTSASNTVDTFDNFLQMESDGRGGTFDEDGYDYQQLLDDFFQLPATGLTINQKQIMLIQADNTKQLKSREDEVLRMTNSITDLNVIFKDISKLIQEQGTILDRIDYNIESAQVRVSDGLRQLQKSESYQRKNRKMHCIMLLACAIMFMIILIIFTKL; this comes from the exons atgtCCCATCGCAATCTGACCGAACTGTTCCATATGCTGCGGAACAATGCGGTACACAACCGGAACGTTGGGTATGAAAAT CACTCCGACAACGAAACGCTGCTTGAGCCGGCAGGAAAATCTAGTGAGCAACCGCGCTGGATCGGCAAGTACGATGAGGCAAACTATTTACTGTTCAA GATTCAGGAACGCATCAACGAGGTGAAAAAGCTTCAAACGGCGGAAGTACGATCGGTGCTGAGCGATGAAACAACTACCAGCAACAGTACG ACCGAAAGCTACATGATGGAAGTAAAGCAGCTAATCTGCCGGTGTCACGACAATATCAATTCGTTACGCCGAATGGATAATG GGCTGGAAGAAATTCTGttgaaaaacattcaaaagcaCTGCCTTATAATGCTACAGGGCTTAACCGAGCAGTACCGGCAGCTGCAGGCACACAAAACGGCCCGTTCCCTGAAAGCCACCGAACCGACGGCCGGCACCAGTACCGCCAATAATGGCACACACGTCGTACGCAATCCCACATCCGCCAGCAATACGGTCGACACGTTCGATAACTTCCTCCAGATGGAGTCTGATGGGCGGGGCGGTACCTTCGACGAGGACGGGTACGACTATCAGCAGCTGCTGGACGATTTCTTCCAGCTGCCGGCGACCGGGCTCACCATCAACCAGAAGCAGATCATGCTCATCCAGGCGGACAATACGAAGCAGCTGAAGAGCCGGGAGGATGAGGTGCTGCGCATGACTAACTCGATCACCGATCTGAACGTTATCTTTAAGGACATTTCGAAGCTGATCCAGGAGCAGGGCACGATATTGGACCGGATCGACTATAACATTGAGTCGGCCCAGGTGCGCGTTAGCGATGGGTTGCGGCAGCTGCAGAAGTCCGAATCGTACCAGCGCAAAAATCGGAAGATGCATTGCATAATGCTGCTAGCGTGTGCGATTATGTTTATGATAATATTGATCATTTTTACCAAGCTGTAA